TACCTCCCGTCACTTGGCCGAGTTTTGGATGGTGGAGCCAGAGATGGCGTTTTGTGGCCTGGAGGGCAATATGAACCTGGCGGAGGACTTCCTCAAGTTTATCTTTAGGCGGGTGCTGGAACTCTGCCCTGAGGATATGGAGTTTTTTAACGATCGCATTGATCAGCAGGTGCTCGATCGTGCCCAGACCATTATTAACAATGAGTTTGCCCGCATTACCTATACGGAGGCGATCGATCACCTGGAAAAAGCCAGTAAAGTCTTTGACTATCCCGTGGCATGGGGCATTGATCTCCAGTCGGAACATGAGCGCTATCTGGCGGAGGAACTGTTTCAAAAACCCTTGATCGTGACGGATTATCCCACCCAAATTAAAGCGTTTTATATGCGCCTTAGCGACGATGCTAAAACCGTGGCGGCCATGGATGTCTTAGCCCCCGGTATTGGGGAAATTATTGGGGGATCCCAGCGGGAAGAACGGTTAGGGGTGCTGGAACAACGGATCCAGGCCCAGGGCTTACCCCTGGAGGATTATTGGTGGTATTTGGATCTGCGGCGCTATGGATCTGTGCCCCATGCGGGGTTTGGTTTGGGCTTTGAGCGTTTGGTACAGTTTATGACGGGCATGGCCAATATTCGGGATGTCATTCCCTTCCCCCGCAGCCCCTTAAATGCGGAATTTTAGCGTCCAAACTAACCCGTTTTTAGGGAGTTGAAAACCAACCATGCCAGACCTGTCCGGTGAACCGGCTAGCCTACCCCTAGGGACAAAGCGGAGGGTATCCCAGCCATGCCAGCCATGCCAGCCATGCCAGCCTCCTAGTCAAGACCAGACCCCCAAAGCTAAGGGTTGGCTCTGGCGATCGCCTTTAGTGGCCCTGACCTGGCTTGTGGCCAGTGTTCCCCTGTCGCTCCAGGCCCAAACCATCTTGCCAGACTCCACCCTGCCCCTTAGAACCCTGGTGCAGCAATCAACCCCCAATGGGGGACCCCGCCTCTGGACGGTTACCGGGGGCACCCCCAACCAGGGGGGAAATCTTCTCTTCCATAGCTTTCTGTTTTTTACCCTGGGTAATGGCGAAACCGTGTTGTTTGACAATGCTCCCACGGTGGATCACATTTTTGCCCGCGTTACCGGTACCGTGGCCTCCAGCTTGCCCGGTACCCTGCGCAGCAGCCACCCCACCAATCTGTTTTTGATGAACCCCAGGGGCATCATCATGAATAGTCTGACGCGGTTGGATCTGGGGGGATCCTTTTTGGCCACCACCGGCGATCGCCTGCTGTTTGAGGATGGCCTGAGCTTTGACGCAGCCCCCGCCAATGCCCCACCCTTGCTGGTCATTAATCCCCCCACCGCCATCGCCATGGGCAACAATCCCGGCAGTATTGGGATGACTGGTACTACCCACGGCCTATTTTTCGATGGCAATTTGTCCGTGAATCGTAGTCGCCGTGCCACCGGTATAGCTGTGGCCACGGGACAACACCTAACCCTGGTGGGGAATGGCATTACCCTCAATGGGGCAAACCTCACCGCCCCCCAGGGCACGGTGGAACTGGGCAGCGTTAAGGCGGGTGTCGTTAGTTTAAACGCTGATTTCAGCCAGTCTCCGTGGGTATTGGGCTATGACGAAGGCCAGTCCGTGTTTAGCCCGATCCGGATCAACACCAGCAGCGCCATCGAAGTCAGTGGGCCGGGGGGTGGCAATGTCTCTCTTCAGGGCAGCACGATCGACGTTCTCAATGGATCCACGATCCTGGCGGATACCCTGGGCAGTCAGCGGGGGGGAACGTTGCGGGTGAGGGGAACCGAGTCGGTGACGGTGGAGGGAACCCGCAATGGGTTCACCAGTAGCCTTTTTGCAGCCGTCAATCCCGGTGCCGGGGGGGATGGGGGCAGCCTGGAAGTGATTACTCCCCAGTTCCGCACGGCTTCCGGGTCCATTATCGGGGTGGATACCTTTGGCGCAGGGGATGCGGGGATGCTGACGGTGGCGGGGGGGACCGTGGAGGTGGATCAGGCGACGTGGTCGGTGCAAAGTTTTAGCCAAGCCACGGGTCGGGCAGGGCGTATTGAGTTGGACATTGAGACCCTGCGGGTGATCAATGGGGGGCAGGTTTTAGCCCAAAGCCTGGGCCGAGGGGAGGCGGGGAGCGTCTGGATTCGCGCCACTGACTCGGTTCTGGTGCAGGGGGAACGAGTTTTGGCCAACCGTAATGTTCTCAATAGCTTAATCACCACCTTCCAAGATCTCAACAGCGCTGGATCGGATGAGATCACCCTGGAGACGGGGGATCTGCGGATTGAGGATGGGGGGCGCATCTCGATGCTGTCCAAGGCCCAAAACTCGGCGATCGCCCCCGGTCAGCTCAAGATTACCGCCCACAACGGCATCACCATTGCTGGCACCAGCAGCAACGGGGTTCCGTCCTTGATCACCACCACTGCTGACAATCAGGCCCAAGGGGATCATATTGCGATCACCACACCCCAGTTAACAATTCGGGATGGGGGACAAATTAGCTCTGGTACCGTTGGCAGTGGCCGAGGGGGCGATTTGGGGCTGACGGTGACAGGTGCCCTGACCTTGATGGGGGGGGTGCCGGTGCCAAGCGGTAACCTGGGGGGGATTCCAGTCTTTCGGGATGCCAGTGGCCATCAGTTTCCCAGTGGTCTGTTTGCCGGATCGACGGGGGCGGGATCTGCTGGGAACCTGACGGTGACCGCCGGGACTGTTGCGGTGATGGATCAGGCAGAAATGACCGTGAGCAGCGACAGTACGGGGAATGCGGGCACCTTGACCCTGAAGGCGGCGGCTATCGATCTGCAAAACCAAGGGCGCTTGCGGGGGGACACCCGATCGGGGTTTGGCAACATTGCCATTGAGGGCGATCGCCTCAGCCTCAGGGATCACAGCAGCATTAGTACCAATGCCCTGGGCCAAACCCTAGGCAGTGGTGAAATTAATTTGACGTTGGGATCCCTCAGCCTCACTGACAGCAGCATCACCTCCGACACCAGCACTGGACTGGCGGGCAACGTCACCGTCACCGCCCAGCAGCCCCAGGGCATTGCCCTCCATGGGAGCCGCATCAGTGCCACGGGGGGCTTGGGGAACATTAGCCTGCGATCGCCCCAGATTAACCTGCAAAACCAAAGCCTCCTCAGTACCGACGGCCAGGGAGTGGACACAACCCTCAGCAGCACCGCCCTCACCACTGCCGGGGGGAACATTGTTCTGGTGTCTGATGGCCAATTGGTGTTGGATCAAAGCCGCATCACCGCTAATGCTCTCAACAGCAATGGGGGGGAGATCACCATTACGGTGCCCACTGTGACCTTGGATCGGGGCAGTGCCATTACGACTAATATTGCGGGGACGCTGGCAGGCAATCCAACGGGCAATAGCGGCGGTAATATTGCCATCGCTACCCGTGATTTACATCTGACTAACCTCAGCGAAATCACCTCCAATGCCACCGGCGGCGGGGCGGGTAACATTACCCTGGGGCAAGGATCCCAGGTTCAGCCGTTGACGGTGGTTCTGGATCATAGTCGCATTACGGCTACGGGGGGATCGGGTAACTTGAATGTGAATAGCCAGGGGGCGATCGAGCTGCGCAATGCCAGCCTCCTCAGTACCGATGGCCAGGGTAGTCAGGGGGGGGGAACCATTGGTATTACGGGGAAATCCTTGGTAGTGGATGGCAGCGCCATTACCACCAATGCCCTGGGCCAGGGGGCGGGCAGTGGCGACCTCAATCTGCGCATCGGTTCCCTGACCCTGCGCCGCAATAGTGCCCTCACCTCCGATGCCTCGGCTGGATCGGCGGGCAACATCACCCTTACGGTTTTGGAGGAGGCGGGTTTGGTGCTGGATGACAGTCGCATCACCGCCACGGGGGGATCCGGTAACCTCCAGATCCAAAGTCCCCACCTGCTGTTGCAAAACCAGAGCCTTCTTAGCACCAATGGTCGGGGCGGTGAGTCGGGGGGAAATATCAATGCGCGGGCTGGGGGTTCTGTGCAATTGCGGGATAGCACCATCACCGCCAATGCTGATAATAGCTTTGGGGGCCAGGTGACGGTCAATGCTCCCTTGATTAGCCTCGATCGCAGCGCCATCACCACCAATGTCCTGGGCA
The nucleotide sequence above comes from Prochlorothrix hollandica PCC 9006 = CALU 1027. Encoded proteins:
- a CDS encoding two-partner secretion domain-containing protein, which codes for MPDLSGEPASLPLGTKRRVSQPCQPCQPCQPPSQDQTPKAKGWLWRSPLVALTWLVASVPLSLQAQTILPDSTLPLRTLVQQSTPNGGPRLWTVTGGTPNQGGNLLFHSFLFFTLGNGETVLFDNAPTVDHIFARVTGTVASSLPGTLRSSHPTNLFLMNPRGIIMNSLTRLDLGGSFLATTGDRLLFEDGLSFDAAPANAPPLLVINPPTAIAMGNNPGSIGMTGTTHGLFFDGNLSVNRSRRATGIAVATGQHLTLVGNGITLNGANLTAPQGTVELGSVKAGVVSLNADFSQSPWVLGYDEGQSVFSPIRINTSSAIEVSGPGGGNVSLQGSTIDVLNGSTILADTLGSQRGGTLRVRGTESVTVEGTRNGFTSSLFAAVNPGAGGDGGSLEVITPQFRTASGSIIGVDTFGAGDAGMLTVAGGTVEVDQATWSVQSFSQATGRAGRIELDIETLRVINGGQVLAQSLGRGEAGSVWIRATDSVLVQGERVLANRNVLNSLITTFQDLNSAGSDEITLETGDLRIEDGGRISMLSKAQNSAIAPGQLKITAHNGITIAGTSSNGVPSLITTTADNQAQGDHIAITTPQLTIRDGGQISSGTVGSGRGGDLGLTVTGALTLMGGVPVPSGNLGGIPVFRDASGHQFPSGLFAGSTGAGSAGNLTVTAGTVAVMDQAEMTVSSDSTGNAGTLTLKAAAIDLQNQGRLRGDTRSGFGNIAIEGDRLSLRDHSSISTNALGQTLGSGEINLTLGSLSLTDSSITSDTSTGLAGNVTVTAQQPQGIALHGSRISATGGLGNISLRSPQINLQNQSLLSTDGQGVDTTLSSTALTTAGGNIVLVSDGQLVLDQSRITANALNSNGGEITITVPTVTLDRGSAITTNIAGTLAGNPTGNSGGNIAIATRDLHLTNLSEITSNATGGGAGNITLGQGSQVQPLTVVLDHSRITATGGSGNLNVNSQGAIELRNASLLSTDGQGSQGGGTIGITGKSLVVDGSAITTNALGQGAGSGDLNLRIGSLTLRRNSALTSDASAGSAGNITLTVLEEAGLVLDDSRITATGGSGNLQIQSPHLLLQNQSLLSTNGRGGESGGNINARAGGSVQLRDSTITANADNSFGGQVTVNAPLISLDRSAITTNVLGTQVSPTITGGNISLQGGSVYLQNFSEIASNAVTGGAGNIEITATDPNTLRLRQSRITATGGLGNLTLTSRGNIELLDGSLLSTNGRGLQPGGNISLTTDRFVIGLNNSDITANAENSAGGRVSITTQGLLGLYLRDRLTSGNDITVTSDLGADFSGVLTIQTPNSQVDSGLVDLPQAPLDVSDQIRSGCLAAQGNRFAVVGQGGIPDSPLAPLNPSAGWQDLQNALLLPSMSPRAVSPRAVSPRAVSPRAVPDSGALDPALAWTEATGRITLVSQSSPPWLLGSMTLGQGVQGSYSICRSSRS